The DNA region CAAAGACTGCGCCTGTTTCCATCATTTTTCTTGCCACATTGATGGACCCGACGGCTGTCCAGTGAAGTTCGACCTCTGCTTCCTCAGCAACGTCCAGCATTCTCTGGGAGGAACTTACCGGTGTAACGATAGGTCCCTTATTATTTACCAGGATGTATTTTGCCATCATGGAAAGGAGGATCTCTTCATCAATGAAATCTCCGTTCTCATCGAAGAAAACTGCCCTGTCAGCATCTCCGTCCTGTGCGACACCCATGTCTGCACCTCTGCTCTTCACGATGTCTGCAAGCTCTGTCAGGACATCAGGTGTAGGCTCTGGGTTGCGCCATGGGAATGTTCCATCGATTTGTGCATTAAGTGTGATGACCTCGCACCCAAGTCTCCTGAGTAGGAATGGTAATGTGAGGGAGCCGGCGCCGCAGCCGGTATCCACAACGACCTTGAATTTCTTTTCTCTTATATTTTCAGCATTCACTGAATTTATGACGCCGTTGATGTAGTATTCGTTGGCATTGTTGTCTATGTGGAAGTTGCCTGTCTTGTCCCAGTTTGCGGTAGAGAACTCCTTTGACATGTAGATCTTTTCTACAACTTTTTCTCCTTCGCGTGAGAATTCGCTTCCATCCCCTGCAACCAGCTTTATCCCGTTGTATTCTCTGGGATTGTGGGATGCGGTAACTCCGATACCTGCATCAGCATGGTCTCTTACATAGTATTGTATTGCAGGAATTGGCGCGGTGCCTATGTCTATGACCGTAACTCCTGTGGAAAGTGCTCCTGCGATAGCTGCAGATTTTAGCATATCTCCTGATATTCTTGTGTCACGTCCTACAGCGATTATTCCCTTTGAGCCCATATAGGTCCCAAGGCTTTTTGCAACATCTATTGCAAGCTGTGGTGTGATGTATTCATTGGCAATGCCCCTTACTCCGTTTGTACCGAAAAATGCCATTTGATATCTCCTTTTTACAATTGCTTTCCTATGGGTTCTGACACTATTTTATATTTTTGAGGTGTGACATTTGACCAAGTTTAAATTATATGAGTTCCAATCTATGCCACATGATGATGCGTGACAAAGGGAAACTGGTTATCTGGCCGGCAAACCTGGACAGGTCCAGGTCCAGAAAAGGTGGCAGGATCATCTCCAGGAAAAGTTCTGTGGAGAAACCCGATCTCAGAGAACTCTCAAAAGCAGCTGAGAAGCTGAACCTGAACCCTGAGGTAGAGACCGAAAAAAAATATCCTCGCTCCTGGTGGGAAGGAAGTGGTCGTATACTGGTTGATAATGAAGAGCCAAAGACCATGGTTGCTAGAAAGATCGCAAAAGCAATTAAAGAAGCACGTGGTGGCTAAAGTCGGATCATCCTTTTATCCGACATTTTTTATCAGTTTTTAAATTAGTAGTCTTACGTTAAGTTAGATTAGGTATAGTTTATTTAAGTTAAGTTTAACTAGGTGGACTTTAACTAACTGAAGTTAAGCTAAATGATAAACTAAGTTTAATGTAAACACTATGGCTAAGGGTAAAAAAGCTGCTTCTAAAGCTGTTCTGATCTTATATAAAAAATCAAACTAAAAAGTGTGAATTAGGTTATGGCCAGAGGCCAAAACCTGCACTTAATGCAAGAATAACAATTCCACAGAGTGCCCCAAAGACCATAACTGTCTTTGGCTGCAGGTGAATTGCTCTTTTATCTGCATCATAATATCTCATAAGACCCGCGGATGACATAAGTCCGCTTCCGCCAGATTTTTGTTTAGCCATAATCTCTCCGATTGTTTTTTAAATTTTTAAACTTTGTGGCTGTTAGTTTGCTTACAT from Methanococcoides methylutens includes:
- a CDS encoding preprotein translocase subunit Sec61beta; this encodes MAKQKSGGSGLMSSAGLMRYYDADKRAIHLQPKTVMVFGALCGIVILALSAGFGLWP
- a CDS encoding signal recognition particle protein Srp19, with product MSSNLCHMMMRDKGKLVIWPANLDRSRSRKGGRIISRKSSVEKPDLRELSKAAEKLNLNPEVETEKKYPRSWWEGSGRILVDNEEPKTMVARKIAKAIKEARGG
- the glmM gene encoding phosphoglucosamine mutase, whose amino-acid sequence is MAFFGTNGVRGIANEYITPQLAIDVAKSLGTYMGSKGIIAVGRDTRISGDMLKSAAIAGALSTGVTVIDIGTAPIPAIQYYVRDHADAGIGVTASHNPREYNGIKLVAGDGSEFSREGEKVVEKIYMSKEFSTANWDKTGNFHIDNNANEYYINGVINSVNAENIREKKFKVVVDTGCGAGSLTLPFLLRRLGCEVITLNAQIDGTFPWRNPEPTPDVLTELADIVKSRGADMGVAQDGDADRAVFFDENGDFIDEEILLSMMAKYILVNNKGPIVTPVSSSQRMLDVAEEAEVELHWTAVGSINVARKMMETGAVFGGEGNGGLIFPEHQYCRDGAMAAAKLLEIMASGKTLSDLVKSVPEYFNSKTKIRCTELQAAMESIKEHVMGGKYEVDTTDGVKVWHEDGWLLIRPSGTEPIIRIFAEAKTKGRAEELMNEGVKLVEKCKA